The Williamsia sp. DF01-3 genome has a window encoding:
- a CDS encoding cobyric acid synthase, protein MKGALLVAGTSSDAGKSLIVAGLCRALHRSGVSVAPFKAQNMSNNSVVTLDGGEIGRAQAMQAAACGLAPSVRFNPVLLKPGSDRRSQVVVRGQADGFVGAVDYHSRRAALAGVVGDELRSLRDDFDVVICEGAGSPAEINLRASDIANMGLAEMGDLPVIVVGDIDRGGVLAHLLGTLASLGAADQARIAGFVVNKFRGDRSILEPGLEQLHALTGRPTIGVIPFAEGLWLDAEDSLASVVGHPVGRSAPAVGTDRLSVAAIRLPRISNSTDVEALACEPGVDVRWVDDPASVAVADLVVIPGSKATVSDLKWLRARGIDSVLIARARTGRPVLGICGGYQMLGRSITDDVEGHAGEVAGLGILALDVVFGEHKVLRQVKGTAWGNPVTGYEIHHGRVVASGDDALLIDAEAGGEGSVRGAVVGTHWHGLLASDDFRRDYLRRVADHVGRSGFVAGEVSFEEARMSQLDLIADLVEAELDMEFIADVVTNGPKPGLPTLTATLS, encoded by the coding sequence ATGAAAGGCGCCCTGCTGGTCGCGGGCACCAGTTCCGACGCCGGTAAGAGTCTGATCGTCGCCGGGCTGTGTCGTGCGCTTCATCGTTCGGGTGTGTCGGTGGCGCCGTTCAAGGCGCAGAACATGTCGAACAACTCGGTCGTCACGCTCGACGGGGGTGAGATCGGGCGAGCACAGGCAATGCAGGCCGCGGCCTGCGGGCTGGCGCCGTCGGTGCGTTTCAATCCGGTTCTGCTCAAGCCCGGTAGCGACCGGCGCTCGCAGGTTGTGGTCCGTGGACAGGCAGACGGGTTCGTCGGTGCGGTGGACTACCACAGTCGCAGAGCTGCTCTGGCCGGCGTCGTGGGGGACGAATTGCGTTCACTGCGCGACGATTTCGATGTCGTGATCTGTGAGGGTGCGGGGTCGCCCGCCGAAATCAATCTCCGTGCGTCCGACATCGCCAATATGGGTCTCGCCGAGATGGGCGATTTGCCGGTGATCGTGGTCGGCGACATCGATCGCGGTGGTGTGCTGGCTCATCTGCTCGGAACGCTGGCGTCGCTCGGGGCGGCCGACCAGGCGCGCATCGCAGGGTTTGTGGTCAACAAGTTCCGCGGCGACCGATCGATATTGGAGCCGGGTCTCGAGCAACTCCACGCCCTCACGGGGCGGCCGACCATCGGCGTGATCCCCTTCGCGGAGGGTTTGTGGCTCGACGCCGAGGACTCGCTTGCCAGCGTGGTCGGGCACCCCGTGGGGCGATCTGCTCCGGCTGTGGGCACGGACCGGTTGTCGGTGGCGGCGATACGCCTGCCCCGGATATCCAACTCCACCGACGTCGAGGCGCTGGCGTGCGAGCCGGGAGTCGACGTGCGGTGGGTGGACGACCCGGCGAGCGTTGCCGTGGCCGATCTTGTGGTGATCCCCGGAAGCAAGGCAACGGTGTCTGATCTGAAGTGGTTGCGTGCCAGGGGAATCGACTCGGTGTTGATCGCCCGCGCCAGAACCGGACGGCCCGTCCTGGGGATCTGCGGTGGCTATCAGATGCTGGGCAGATCGATCACCGACGACGTGGAAGGTCACGCGGGAGAAGTCGCCGGCCTGGGGATCCTCGCCCTCGACGTTGTCTTCGGCGAGCACAAGGTGCTCCGGCAGGTGAAGGGCACGGCATGGGGAAATCCGGTGACCGGGTATGAGATACACCACGGACGGGTGGTCGCCTCCGGAGATGACGCACTGCTGATCGATGCGGAGGCGGGCGGCGAGGGAAGTGTGCGTGGAGCTGTTGTGGGAACCCACTGGCACGGGCTGCTGGCATCGGACGATTTCCGTCGTGACTATCTCCGCCGAGTGGCCGACCACGTCGGACGTTCCGGGTTCGTGGCAGGGGAGGTGTCGTTCGAAGAGGCGAGGATGTCGCAGCTCGATCTGATCGCCGACCTGGTGGAAGCCGAACTCGACATGGAGTTCATTGCCGACGTGGTCACCAACGGGCCGAAGCCGGGGTTGCCGACGCTCACGGCCACGCTGAGTTGA
- a CDS encoding alpha/beta fold hydrolase — MSIEHRTLTVGDLQFDVRIGGPDKAPSVLLLHGFPTTGACFDGVVGRLHDSGLRTIVPDQRGYSPGARPDDVAAYELRHLAADAIGILDALGIGYTMVVGHDFGSLVAWHLAGHHPDRVTGLVAVSVGHPSAISTSLAASDQRERSSYILDFVKPDAEDTMLADGARMLRELVPDDSVLPLTERPALTAALNWYRANFTGDIKAHLSCPPIEAPTTMLWGDQDFALGREQAEGSGRYVYSDYRFAALEGVDHWVPQNAAAALASEVALRSAVW, encoded by the coding sequence GTGAGTATCGAACACCGCACCCTCACCGTGGGCGACCTGCAGTTCGACGTCAGGATCGGTGGGCCGGACAAGGCGCCGTCAGTGCTGTTGCTGCACGGATTTCCCACCACCGGAGCCTGTTTCGACGGCGTCGTCGGACGGCTGCACGATTCGGGCCTGCGCACCATCGTCCCGGATCAGCGCGGCTACAGTCCCGGAGCCCGGCCCGACGACGTCGCAGCCTACGAACTGCGGCACCTGGCCGCCGATGCCATCGGCATCCTCGACGCTCTGGGCATCGGGTACACGATGGTGGTGGGGCACGACTTCGGGTCGCTCGTGGCGTGGCATCTGGCCGGACACCATCCGGATCGGGTGACCGGACTCGTCGCGGTCAGCGTGGGTCACCCATCGGCGATCTCGACGTCGCTGGCCGCGAGCGATCAGCGCGAGCGGTCGTCGTACATCCTCGACTTCGTCAAGCCCGACGCAGAGGACACCATGCTCGCCGACGGCGCGAGGATGCTGCGAGAGCTGGTTCCCGACGACAGCGTGCTGCCCCTGACCGAGCGTCCGGCACTGACAGCGGCGCTGAACTGGTACCGCGCGAACTTCACCGGCGACATCAAGGCGCACCTGTCGTGCCCGCCGATCGAAGCCCCCACGACGATGCTCTGGGGCGACCAGGATTTCGCGCTGGGGCGCGAGCAAGCAGAGGGGAGTGGACGATACGTCTACTCCGACTACCGATTCGCTGCCCTAGAGGGCGTCGATCACTGGGTGCCGCAGAATGCGGCGGCCGCGCTCGCGAGCGAGGTCGCGTTGCGTTCAGCCGTATGGTGA
- the mtr gene encoding mycothione reductase: MAESTTTSGHPHVHEVDLAIIGSGTGNSIPDERFADQEIAMFEEGIYGGTCLNVGCIPTKMFVYAAEIAQTIREGERLGVTGSVEKVDWPGIVDRVFGRIDPISAGGKRYRVEDCTNITVYTSHVEFDGVTDDGRYRLRTAAGDQVVATKVVLAAGSRPAIPDVVAASGINFHTNEDVMRLPELPRHLIIIGSGYIAAEFAHVFGALGSKVSIIARSNALLRAQDADISRRFTEIASAAWDVHFESAIHSVEQEDSGDVRVQLADDTVITGDALLVAVGRIPNGDRLALDTIGVDIDSEGRVCRDAYGRTAARNVWAVGDVTSKYQLKHVANHEGRVVQANLLRDWDGTELESFDHRFVPAAVFTHPQIASVGLTEDEAVQTGLDITVKVQNYGDVAYGWAMEDLTGLCKVIAEKGTGRILGAHIIGPQAPSVIQPVIQAMSFGLDVKNMARGQYWIHPAMPEVLENALLGLEV, from the coding sequence ATGGCTGAATCGACAACGACCAGCGGCCATCCACACGTGCACGAGGTGGACCTGGCGATCATCGGTTCGGGAACCGGCAACTCGATCCCCGACGAGAGGTTCGCCGATCAGGAGATCGCCATGTTCGAGGAGGGCATCTACGGCGGAACCTGCCTGAATGTCGGCTGCATCCCCACGAAGATGTTCGTGTACGCCGCGGAGATCGCCCAGACCATTCGGGAGGGCGAACGTCTCGGCGTCACGGGCTCGGTGGAGAAGGTCGACTGGCCGGGCATCGTCGACCGCGTCTTCGGGCGGATCGATCCGATCTCGGCGGGCGGTAAACGCTACCGCGTCGAGGACTGCACCAACATCACCGTTTACACCAGTCATGTGGAGTTCGACGGGGTCACCGACGACGGCCGGTATCGGCTGCGTACCGCTGCCGGAGACCAGGTCGTCGCCACCAAGGTGGTGCTGGCCGCCGGATCGAGGCCGGCCATCCCGGACGTGGTCGCCGCGAGCGGCATCAACTTCCACACCAACGAAGACGTGATGCGTCTACCCGAGCTCCCCAGGCATCTGATCATCATCGGCAGCGGCTACATCGCGGCCGAGTTCGCCCACGTGTTCGGCGCATTGGGTTCGAAGGTGTCGATCATCGCCCGCAGCAACGCTCTCCTGCGAGCGCAGGACGCCGACATCTCCCGCAGGTTCACCGAAATCGCGTCGGCCGCATGGGATGTGCACTTCGAGTCCGCGATCCACAGTGTCGAGCAGGAGGATTCCGGCGACGTCCGGGTGCAGCTCGCCGACGACACCGTCATCACCGGAGATGCCCTCTTGGTCGCTGTCGGCCGGATCCCCAACGGCGACAGGCTGGCGCTGGACACGATCGGCGTCGACATCGACTCCGAGGGCCGCGTCTGCCGAGACGCCTACGGGCGCACCGCAGCCCGGAACGTGTGGGCAGTGGGCGACGTCACCTCGAAGTACCAGCTCAAGCACGTGGCCAATCACGAAGGTCGGGTGGTGCAGGCCAACCTCCTGCGCGATTGGGACGGCACCGAACTCGAATCCTTCGACCACCGGTTCGTACCGGCTGCAGTGTTCACCCACCCGCAGATCGCGTCGGTCGGATTGACCGAGGACGAGGCAGTGCAGACCGGCCTCGACATCACCGTCAAGGTGCAGAACTACGGCGATGTGGCGTACGGCTGGGCGATGGAGGACCTCACCGGTCTGTGCAAGGTGATCGCCGAGAAAGGCACCGGGCGCATCCTGGGCGCACACATCATCGGCCCGCAGGCGCCGTCGGTCATCCAACCCGTCATCCAGGCCATGTCGTTCGGTCTGGACGTCAAGAACATGGCCCGCGGTCAGTACTGGATCCACCCCGCCATGCCGGAAGTCCTCGAGAACGCGCTCCTCGGCCTCGAGGTCTGA